A genomic region of Plectropomus leopardus isolate mb unplaced genomic scaffold, YSFRI_Pleo_2.0 unplaced_scaffold24026, whole genome shotgun sequence contains the following coding sequences:
- the LOC121966329 gene encoding laminin subunit alpha-4-like, translating to LGRHGKVFLTIPSQGSTDEQKFIQKGEAPGTDSLFDIDPKDIVFFVGGVPPDVKLPPPLSLAPFVGCIELSSLNNEVISLYNFKETHKMDVTTSTPCPRY from the exons GTTGGGCCGACATGGAAAAGTCTTCCTGACCATCCCCAGCCAGGGCTCCACAGACGAGCAGAAGTTCATCCAGAAAGGCGAAGCTCCGGGCACTGACTCGCTGTTTGACATCGACCCCAAGGATATAGTCTTCTTTGTTGGTGGCGTCCCACCAGATGTCAAA cTTCCACCTCCTCTGAGTCTCGCTCCGTTTGTGGGCTGCATCGAGTTGAGTTCGCTGAACAACGAAGTGATCAGTCTGTACAATTTCAAAGAGACCCACAAAATGGATGTCACTACATCAACACCGTGCCCCAGGTACA